Proteins from a single region of Nitratidesulfovibrio sp.:
- the tyrS gene encoding tyrosine--tRNA ligase gives MIDIDTQLERIKRGMAELIDEAELRKKIARGAPLRVKAGFDPTAPDLHLGHTVLIHKLRHFQELGHTVIFLIGDFTGQIGDPSGRSETRPPLTPEQILDNAETYKKQVFKILDPEKTEVDFNSRWMNAFSAADFVRLASRYTVARMLERDDFEKRYRDGRPIAIHEFLYPLVQGYDSVALRADVELGGTDQKFNLLMGRTLQSQYGQEPQCILTVPILEGLDGVKKMSKSLGNYVGIDEPPSDMFGKIMSVSDELMWRYYELISARSLEDIADMKRRVQAGEAHPKAVKEDLAHEITARYHGEDKAAEARQGFNAVFAGGGVPDDAPEHACAQGEDSTPPVFLEAAGLVKSRGEAKRLIKEGALSVDGARCDDAMAPLAPGSYVVKLGKKRFLRLTVTG, from the coding sequence ATGATCGACATCGACACCCAGTTGGAACGCATCAAGCGCGGCATGGCCGAACTCATCGACGAGGCCGAACTGCGCAAGAAGATCGCGCGCGGCGCGCCGCTGCGCGTCAAGGCGGGCTTCGACCCCACCGCGCCGGACCTGCACCTGGGCCACACGGTGCTCATCCACAAGCTGCGCCATTTCCAGGAACTGGGGCACACCGTCATCTTCCTGATCGGCGACTTCACCGGCCAGATCGGCGATCCTTCGGGCCGCTCCGAAACCCGTCCGCCGCTGACGCCGGAACAGATTCTGGACAACGCGGAGACCTACAAGAAACAGGTCTTCAAGATCCTGGACCCGGAAAAGACCGAGGTCGATTTCAACTCGCGCTGGATGAACGCCTTTTCCGCCGCCGATTTCGTGCGCCTGGCCTCGCGCTACACCGTGGCCCGCATGCTGGAACGCGACGACTTCGAAAAGCGCTACCGCGACGGGCGGCCCATCGCCATCCACGAATTCCTGTACCCGCTGGTGCAGGGGTACGATTCCGTGGCCCTGCGCGCCGACGTGGAACTGGGCGGCACCGACCAGAAGTTCAACCTGCTCATGGGCCGCACGCTGCAATCGCAGTACGGGCAGGAGCCGCAGTGCATCCTTACCGTGCCCATTCTGGAAGGGCTGGACGGCGTGAAGAAGATGTCGAAGTCCCTCGGCAACTACGTGGGCATCGACGAGCCGCCGTCCGACATGTTCGGCAAGATCATGTCCGTGTCCGACGAGCTCATGTGGCGCTACTACGAACTCATTTCCGCCCGTTCGCTGGAAGACATCGCGGACATGAAGCGCCGCGTGCAGGCCGGTGAAGCCCACCCCAAGGCGGTGAAGGAAGACCTGGCCCACGAGATCACCGCCCGCTACCACGGCGAGGACAAGGCCGCAGAGGCCCGCCAGGGCTTCAATGCCGTGTTCGCCGGTGGCGGCGTGCCCGACGACGCGCCCGAGCATGCCTGCGCCCAGGGCGAGGACAGCACCCCGCCGGTGTTCCTGGAAGCGGCGGGCCTGGTCAAGTCGCGCGGCGAGGCCAAGCGGCTGATCAAGGAAGGCGCCCTGTCCGTGGACGGTGCGCGCTGCGACGACGCCATGGCCCCGCTGGCCCCCGGCAGCTACGTGGTCAAGCTGGGCAAGAAGCGCTTTTTGCGCCTGACGGTCACGGGGTAG
- a CDS encoding calcium-binding protein, producing the protein MIVSPLSGYLLRESQERQQEARRARYGTGPVSLRGSLTDAYDTVSTRTPDVVFEFGDVSRARQNQDDAYGHLLAGGDVLQGGNPITHKTKSGLLVSVAATSCMGQDGERETRWVASFSRNGELVGGGIIQKDSRVVENTDGTASLEAAPDGETLDGTEDDDFFIRLSDRQVHAGGGDDVVISLGGSGGVDGGTGNDIILGMFRGVAAEGPEGLTLLDGGEGDDLIRADNGVHVALVGGTGNDTLDGAVAHALVRGGEGDDTLKGEAHYAVMDGEDGNDRYEMDLAAWSQVAGGSGDDALTGTFLRSDMTGGEGDDTFDGRFQVSDLLGESGDDTFRGMYERGRAEGGEGDDTFAVDAAHTAEFAGGVGDDTLRALTSFFASYDGGEGHDVVELGRRRRLSPSGEYVPGGLSHVGWKVEGLAGDYYAEGDLAHNTVRGGEGADDLTVYGAPDDRRGLDDPARVSGGKGRDVVAIYGAMQRLGQLYGEEEDGEMGVLLLPYV; encoded by the coding sequence ATGATTGTATCCCCGCTTTCCGGCTATCTGCTGCGCGAATCGCAGGAACGACAGCAAGAGGCCCGCCGCGCCCGGTACGGCACCGGGCCGGTGAGCCTGCGCGGCAGCCTGACCGACGCCTACGACACAGTGTCCACCCGCACGCCCGACGTGGTGTTCGAGTTCGGCGATGTTTCGCGCGCGCGCCAGAATCAGGACGACGCCTACGGCCATCTTCTGGCCGGGGGCGACGTGCTGCAAGGGGGCAACCCCATCACGCACAAGACGAAATCCGGCCTGCTGGTGAGTGTGGCGGCCACCTCGTGCATGGGCCAGGACGGTGAGCGGGAAACCAGGTGGGTGGCATCATTCAGCCGTAACGGCGAACTGGTGGGTGGCGGCATCATCCAGAAGGATAGCCGGGTGGTGGAAAACACCGACGGAACGGCGAGCCTGGAGGCGGCACCCGACGGCGAAACCCTGGACGGCACCGAGGACGACGATTTCTTCATCCGGCTGAGTGACCGGCAGGTGCACGCGGGCGGGGGCGACGACGTGGTCATCTCGCTGGGCGGCAGCGGCGGGGTGGACGGCGGCACGGGCAACGACATCATTCTGGGCATGTTCCGGGGCGTGGCCGCAGAGGGTCCCGAAGGGCTGACCCTGCTCGACGGGGGCGAAGGCGATGACCTGATCCGCGCCGACAACGGCGTGCACGTGGCACTGGTTGGCGGCACCGGCAACGACACTCTGGACGGCGCCGTGGCCCATGCACTGGTGCGCGGCGGCGAGGGCGACGATACGTTGAAGGGCGAGGCGCACTACGCGGTCATGGACGGGGAGGACGGCAATGACCGCTACGAAATGGACCTGGCCGCCTGGTCGCAGGTGGCGGGCGGCAGCGGCGACGATGCGCTGACCGGCACATTCCTGCGTTCCGACATGACGGGCGGCGAAGGCGACGACACCTTCGATGGCCGGTTTCAGGTTTCCGATCTTTTGGGCGAGTCGGGGGATGATACCTTTCGGGGAATGTACGAGCGCGGCAGGGCGGAGGGCGGCGAAGGCGACGACACTTTTGCCGTTGACGCGGCGCATACCGCAGAATTCGCGGGCGGGGTGGGAGACGATACCCTGCGTGCCTTGACCTCGTTTTTCGCCAGTTATGACGGCGGCGAAGGGCACGACGTGGTGGAACTGGGGCGCAGGCGGCGGCTCAGTCCATCGGGCGAATACGTGCCGGGTGGCCTTTCGCACGTGGGCTGGAAGGTGGAGGGCCTTGCGGGCGACTACTACGCCGAAGGCGACCTGGCCCACAACACGGTGCGCGGCGGCGAGGGCGCGGACGATCTGACCGTGTACGGCGCGCCGGACGACCGGCGCGGGCTGGATGATCCCGCCCGGGTCAGCGGGGGCAAGGGCCGCGATGTGGTGGCCATCTACGGGGCCATGCAGCGGCTGGGGCAGCTGTACGGAGAAGAGGAGGACGGGGAGATGGGCGTGTTGCTGCTGCCGTATGTGTAG